The sequence below is a genomic window from Candidatus Zixiibacteriota bacterium.
AAAAATAGAAATAATAAGGAGTGCAAGGCTTTGAGCTACTCAGCCATGCATTTTGTTAAATCAAACGGGGCAGACGAAGGCGTCTGCCGCCGACAATATGGTTCAAAGTCCCCTCTCGAGAGGGGATTTGGGGGCGTGTAAAGCGGGTTGGATAACACACCCCGTCTCCGCCTGCGGCATAAATGCCTCCGGCGGATCCACCCCTCTCAAGAGGGGATAATTAAGATGGATTCCCGATCGGGTCGGGAATGACATGAAAAGAAGCGGGAATGACAGGTTTTTTCCGGAATGACAAAAAACCGAATGTTAATGATATGAAAGGGGTGGGAATGATTCAATGCCGGGCAGACGAAGGCGTCTGCCGCCCGCGAAATTGGAGACAGGCGAATTTGCAAGTAATTAATAGTCAGGAGCGCGGGGCGCATTACCTATCATTACCTACTCGGCGGCCACTCACGAAATCAGTCTCGGCGAACAGGCTCGCACCCCAAGGGGTGCGCCACCGGAATATTTTATTTATCTGAAAAAGAAGCCGCTCTTTGTTTGATCAGGATCGATAATACAAGCAACCCCCCGGGCCGGGGAGGCCCGGAGGGTTTTCGGTAAGTAAGAATCCCCCCCAGTGAGTGAGTTGAGTGAATCAGTTGTTAAACATGGTGAAAGCCTCATCGGCCGGCCGGACCGGCTCATCGCCCCCATCATTCGGCCCCACCAGTGTTTTCAGAAAAGCCCCCGATTTCATGAGAAGCCCCTCGCTGTCTGTCCCAACGATCAGTTTTCCATGAAATTTTTGCACGCTGTTGACGACTTTATCCTCGAGCCTGCGGGCCGGCATGAAATCCCCGTTGTAATAGGCGATCACCCCGGCCTCGGTGGCGACATAGATCACCCAGCCCGAAGCATCGATATCACGGATGGTGTTCGACGGCAAACCGTCTTCGATAGTCAGGGTTTCCCAGGCGCCGCCATCGAAGATATACAGCGCCTCATCGGTCCCGACATAAACATAGCCGTTGTTGAAGTCGAGAGTGTTGACCTTGTCGAAGATGGTGCTGTCACGAAGCAGGAATCTCTTTTTGAATTGGCCGCCTTCCATCCGGTACATGCTCTGGCCATTGGTACCGACCCACAGCCCGCTTTCATCGGTCACCATGGCGCGGACGTCGATATCCTCGCGGACGACATCGTAGTTGTCGGCGGAACGGACATACAATCCCTGGCCGGTGCCGATCATCAACTGCCCGTTGAAAGAGTGGAGGGCCTTGATTTCGGATTCGAACTTGAGTGCCACCGTTTCGAGGCCGTTATCATGAACGATAAACAGGTTTTTACCGCCGACATAGATCTGCCCGTCATGCATGGCGATGGCGTTGATTTTTTCGCCGCTACTGATGGTCTGGAAAGTGTCGATTTTGAAATCATAAACGATCAAGCCGCCATCGAACACGGCATAGGCGACCGAATCGACAATCAGCAGATCAGCGATATCCATGATGGCGCCCTGGTGCTTCCCGGAGAGCAGGGTTGGTTCGGGAACGGCCGAGGCAAAAGCGGCATCGACCACTTTCTCGGCGATGGAATCGGAAATATCGGCCACAACCTGGTTGACGGCCGAGGTTTTGATGTTGTCATCATCGCCGCTACATCCGATAAAAGCGGCGGCGGTCAGGATCAAAAGACCCGTGATGGCGGTTTTGAAAATTTTGTGTGACATGGTGTCCTCCTTTAATTTTAAGGTTTTTTCCGGTTTTTCATTTCTTCCGGTTTGATTACATATCAAGGGCCATGCCATCTTTATTATCTTGTTGTCGTGTAATAATATAACTGGCTTATGGCGGGTTTTTCAAATGCCTTTTTGTGTCAATTTTGACACAGATTTCAGATTGAATTAAGAGAGGCTATGAAAATCAACGGGTTAAATGTGTCATTTTTGACACATAAGGGCCGATAATCAAAAAAGGCTTGTATAATATTATGCGGCCGAGTTAATTGTATAATCCGGTGAATTATGATGCGACATCCGAATATATATATAATAGTATACGGCCTGATTCTGGTCGGGCTTCTGGCGGCCTTCGGGACAGCCGAGGTGATCGGCCCGATTTTGCAGTATAAGCTGGACCGTCTTTATTTCCCCTATGGCGAGGAGGCGGATCTTTATCCCGGCCATCTTTTTTTGATCTATAAGGGTGACAGCCTGATTTACCGGGGATTGATCGAGCATTCCATGATCGGCGTTTCTTACAGCTATCCGACCGGGGGGATATTCGATACGGTCGAGATCGGGCTATGCCGGGCGGTGATCGAGACCGCCGAGATCGATACCGGCGCGACCATTACGATCGGGATCAGCGAATTTCCGAAATTGTACGGCGGGGACAAATTCCCGATGCTGTTTCCGCCGGATTCATCGGCGGCCGATTCTACGATTTCAGCAACCAATTCCGGCAACCGTCTGGTTATAAAGAAGTACGGCAATTACACCGAGATGCTGATCGCTTTCGAGACCGGGGAGATCGAGGCTTTCGTGTCGTACCGCAACTATGATGCACCCGGGAAGAGATATAAAGCAATCAGCGCCCCGGCGCCTTATATTGCGGTCCTGGCCCCGGATATTTCCAGGGCGGCCAATGACAAGGGCTTGCTGACGACTTCATTGTACTATCGGTATAACCCGAAGAATCCGGAGATACTATTCGACGGTGACGGGCTGGAGCCGTGCAACTGCCTGTATCCTTCGGATTCCGGATGCGACCGTTTTTACGAGTATGACCCGGAAAAGGGAGAGGTTCTTCTGACGGTCCTGGACAAACGCCCCCGGAAACTGAAAATCGCGGCGGCCGATCCGAAACTGCTTAAGACAGCGGAGTATTTCGCCGATGTTTTGTCCCGCGACCGGATTAAAACCGAGATCGCATTCGGGCGTGATGATTACGATATGATCGTGATGTTTATTCCGATGCTGAGCGGGAAAAGCGAATCGGGGATGCAATCGGCACTGGGACTAATCGGGGCAGGCGGAATCTCGGATAAAACATCAAAGGAGAATATCAAGGTTATCGGCAATTATATCGAGCTGGGCCGTCTGGCCAACAGCCAATCGGGGCGGGAGTATTATTTTCATCTGGCTGACCGGGGATTCAAAGAGGATTTCGGTCTTTTCCCGCTGTACCGTCCGTCGTTATATTTTGTGGGTCAGGATTATCTTAAGGGAGGACGATTCGATGAAGACGGATCTATTGACTTGCGGCCGCTGTACCTGATCAAACCGATGGCGAACCAGAAAGAGAGACAGCCATGACCTTCACCGGCCGTATCCGCATTTACCTGATATTAATCGCGCTGGTTCCGCCGCTTTTAATCATGTCGGTCATCTATTTTCGTTCCGTTCGGCAACTGGAATCGGCTGATCAGAATACCGCCGCAGGGGCCCTGGAACGGTCGTCTCGTTTCATGGACGCCTTCGGCCGGGAATTCGAGGATCGGGTGATTGATCTGGGACAATCGGAGTTTATTAAAAAGGCGGCTGTCATGATCAAATCGAACCGGGCTTCGCGGGCCGATATCACCACCGGAATGACCGGTTTCGATTTTCTGGAGATGATCGATTCCAACGGCGTGGTGCTGGCCAGCGCTCATCGACCGGGGCTTTTGGGACGACCGGTGCATGAAAATAACCGGATTGACAGCGGCCTGGCGGAAACGGTGGAATACGATATCAGCGGGGTTCATGCGGCGCTGGCTTATATATTGCCGATCGATAAAAATATCCTGATGTATACCGGACGGTATCTTGACGAGGAATTCCGCAATCTGGCGGGAGGGTTGATGCCGGGTGAGGTTAGGCTGTATTTCGAGGATGAGGAAATGCCGGCAGTTATGGGATTTGGGAGTATGGACAAAGGCCGCTTGTATGAAAAGGATGGTGCCTATTATTTTTTAATGGCGGGCGGTGGCAACTCGGGATTTTTTCTGGTGCATACTCTCAAATTCGGCGGAGAACGGCCGCTGGTCAGTTCGCTTTTAACCGCTACCGGGCTGGTAGCCCTGGGAGCGGTCGTGATCGCGATCCTTCTGGGAATGTATATCACCGGGCGGGCCAAGCGGGAGATAGATAATCTGATAACAGCCACAGCGCGAGCGGCCCGGGGGGATTTTACCACACCGGTGATGGCGTACGAGGAAGGGGAATTTTCGGAACTGGCCGATTCGATCAGTACCATGATGGCCAATCTCAAAAATCTCAGGAGAGAGCTGGCCGTTACCGAGAAAATCGCCGCCTGGAAAACAATGGGCCAGAAAGTGGCTCACGAGATAAAAAATCCGCTGACCCCGATTGAAATCTCGGTTGATGATCTCCGGCGATCGTACCATGAGAAATTACCCGATTTCGACCGAACTCTTGAGGAGACGACGGCAACTATCAAGAATGAAATACACCGCCTGATAAAACTTTTAAACGAATTTGTCGATTTTGCGCGGATGAGCGCTCCGGCGATAAAAGATGTCCGGGTGAACAAACTTATCGAAAGCCTGGAGAAATTATATCAGCATGATATTGAATCCCGGCGTTTGACTATCCATAATGAAGTCGGAAATAAGGCCTGCCGCTTTGACCCGGAGGCTATCCGGCAGGTTCTGGTCAATTTGATCAAGAACGGACTGGAGAGCGGTCCGGAAACGAACGTGACGGTCACTATTACCGATAACGGGGAAGGAATCGTTTTCAGGGTCGAGGATAGCGGACCCGGTTTCGGCGATAAAATTCTCGCCCAGAATTTTCAGCCGTACGTGTCCACCAAAAAAGATGGTTCGGGATTGGGACTGGTGATTTGCCAGAGAATTGTGCACGATCACGGCGGCCGGATCGAAATTTACAGCCGGGCGGAAGGAGGGGCCGGGGTATTAATTGAACTGCCCCGAAACGATGGCTAAGATATTGATTATCGACGATGAGCCGGGGATTCGCTCCTCGCTCAAGGCGGCCCTGGAAAGACGAGGGCATGAGACAGTCACGGCCGAAAATTATACTGAGGGGAAGAAGTTTTATACTGCTGAATTCGATCTGATCCTGCTTGATGTGATGCTGCCCGATGGTAACGGAATCGATCTTCTCAAGGAAATCAGGCCGCAGAGACAAAATCAGGCGGTGGTTATGATTTCGGGGCAGGCCGACATCGATATGGCGGTCGAGGCCATCCGGGCCGGAGCTTATGATTTTATCGAAAAACCGCTATCGCTTGACCGGGTCCTGATCACCATTGACAATGTCGGCCGGTCCATGATTCTCAGGAATGAGAAAGATCGTCTCAGCCTGCGGGTGTACGGCGAATTTATCGGAGAGTCGACGGCGATCAGGAAATTGAAAGAGGAGATTACTTTATCGGCCCCGAAAGCATCGCGTTTTTTAATCCTGGGGGAGAACGGAACCGGCAAAGAACTGGTGGCTCATTTGATTCACCGCCATGGACGACATCCTGATGGTCCCTTTGTGGCGGTCAATTGCGCCGCCTTGCCGTCCGAACTGGTCGAATCGGAACTTTTCGGGCATATCAAGGGGGCTTATACCGGGGCCGGAAAACCGCGCAAGGGCCGTTTTCTGGAGGCTTCCGGGGGCTCGATTTTCCTGGATGAGATAAGTGAGATGTCGCCCGAGGCCCAGGCCAAAATCCTCCGGGCTATCGAAACCGGCGAAATAACCCCGGTCGGAGCCGATAAACCACTCGTTTTCGACTGCAATATAATCGCCGCTTCCAATAAGGATCTCGATAAGCTGGTGGCTGAGGATAAATTCCGTCAGGATTTACTTTATCGGCTTAATGTGGTTCAATTTCGGATTGTTCCACTTAGAGAACGGCGCAACGATATTCCGCTTCTGGCCGGCTATTTCCTTGATAAATTCGCTTCCGAAACCGGGTCGGCAAAAAAGGAAGTGTCCGATTCGGCACTGCAACTTCTTATGGGATTTCCTTTTCCGGGTAACATCCGGGAATTGAAAAACCTGATGGAGCGGATTAATATTTATTGTCCCCGGTCGTTAATCGAGGCTAAGGATATTTCGCCGCTTTTACCGCATTACCGGGAGGATCGTCCGATGACCCTAAAAGAGGCGGCAGCTGATTTTGAACGGGATTTTATTCAATCGGCAATCGAGCGTCACGGCGGTAATATAACTGAGGCCGCCCGTCGTCTGGGATTGGAGAGATCACATCTTTACAAAAAAATGAAAAAATATCAGAACGAGTAGCCCCGTCTTCCGCGCCAGCCTATCTTGTTGTCCAAATGTATATTACAAGACACATGAATTTCCGGCCGTATCCTGTTTAAACAACAATTTCCCTGGATTCAGACAAAAGGGCCGGATGTCTGAATTTTTTCAGTTTTCTTGTATTTTATCGGGACGCTATTGGTCATAGTGGTGGAGGTCACAAAGGCATTGAGTTGTATCAGGAAGCGACTTGGACAGGGGGGGCAGAGGAGCAAGGGGGCGGGGGAGGTAGTTAATTTCCGTATTTTGAAGAAATTTCACTATAGTCACATCCTGTTTATTAATCCATTGTGATCTGTAAAATGTTTTGTGGGCCGTTGGGTGCGGGTGTAGACGAACAATCGGAATTTTCGGCGGTTACGAGTATATGATTATCAATTTTCGAGATAATTCGATTTTGGCCGAAAACTTGATTGAGTGTGCTAAAAGCGGATATTAATTATTGCGGGCAGAATATGGAAATAATAATAAATTGGTCGATTTTACGAAATAACACCGGCATCCAAAGGATGTCTTAAGGCAGAGAGGTGATTGATTGTAAAAGCAGGTGATTGATATCTTCGGGCCATCGGTAGAAGCCGGGTGGAATCGGGACCGGATCGGGCTTATGGCAGAGGAGGTATCCCCCAAACCGAATCAATCCAAACGATTTATTTTGCGCATAACCAAGTGAGTAAGAACAGCATCATTGATTTAGCATCATTGGTTAGACGATGTCAGGATGGCGACGAACAGGCCTGGATAAAACTAATTGATCGAGTCCATCTTGAGGTTTTTCTGATCTGCCGGAAGATGAAATTATCTCATCAGGAGATTTTTGAGATTTACGGACAGGTCAGTCTGAAACTTCTGGATAATCTGAAAAATATCAGGTCACCGGAGAAAATAATGAGTTATGTCGCTTCGATAACCAGAAATGAAATCCTGTCATTATATCGGAAGGAGCGGTTATTCAAGCGTTTGGTAAATCCGGTGGCGTATGAATTATATGATTCCCGACGGGATCAGCCCGACGAGATACTGGAAGCCAAGCTGGACAGCGATGCTTTGTGGGAGGCGATAGTGACTCTGCCGGATCAGGAATTCCGGCTAATCCAGCTTTTATTTTTTGACCGGCGCAAGCTCGATTACCGGGAGATTTCCCGGACGCTCGGGATTCCCAAATCATCGATCGGCCCGATGCGGGGCCGGATAATTGCCCGTCTTCGCGGAATGCTAAAACAGCGGGGGATAATTGACGGTGAAGGATCGGGGGACAGATTAAGCAGTAATACGGGGGATTGAAATGCAGAATGATTATATGAATGATGAGGTTCTCTACAAGTATCTGGCCGGGGAACTTTCCGCCTCGGAAGAAGACGATCTTTGCAGGCGACTGGCATCCGATAAGTGCCTGAAAGAGACTTTTGATATTATCCGGGAGCTTCACTCCGAGGGAAGCGGGACGGATTGGAGCCAGATTCGGGTTTCGGCCCTGGAACTGGCCAGAAGAGTTTTCAATGATTATCGCCGTAGTCTGAAGGAAAAGACCTTCAGTTATGGAATTAATGTTTATGATTCCAAAGTTCTCCCTCTCCCCCAGGGAGTCAGACCGGCCAGGATTGATAATCGCAGGTTAACATACAAGGTCGGTCGATTTGATCTTGATATATCTCTTTACCCGGTAACAACCGATTCATATGAACTAATCGGTCAGATAACCGGATCGGAAGAAAGCCGGGTGACCGGAGTGAAACTTAAATCAAAAAAGGCGGTTATTGAATCAGAGGCCGATCGGTACAACCTCTTTCGTTTCGCGCGGATACCGATCGGGAATTATACTCTCAATTTAATGTCCGGCGATAAGAAAATCGGCGCTGTAACATTCGAATTATGATAAGTATCGGGCAGTTTCACAAATTCAGAAACAGGCAGGTCCTGGAGCGTTATATCACCAGGAAACATGGCGGTGATATCGCCAAATTTCTGACTGACGTTGATATCAGCCTTAATCACATTATCAAGGCTGATATGAAAAAGATGGGTGAGTGTGTGGATGATGCCAAACAGATTTTTAAGTACCTGCCGCAGCAATACAAACCGCGGTTATATCAGATAATCGGGCGGTACAATAATTTCAAAGCCAATTACCGGGCGGCCCTGAAATATTACCTCCGGGCCCGGGAGATGCATGAGAAAGCGGGCAATACGGAAGCCGTGGCGCGGCTCAACAAGGGATTGATCGATGTTTACAATTATCTGGGGCAGTATGACGAATCTCTGAGAATCGGGCGGATGGCCCTGCGGTTCTTTCGACGGAAGAGATTTATTGAAGACGCCGGGCAGGTTTTGGTCAATATCGGAAATATTTATCATCGCATGGATAACAATCCCATGGCACTCAGGTATTACAACCGGGCCAGGAAAATTTTCGTTAAAACCGGCGGGTATCAGCTGGCCATAACCGAGTTCAATCGGGCCAATGTTTATGCCAACCTGAACCAGATCAGAAAAGCCGAAACATTATACCGGTGTGCCGCGGCGTTGTATCATGAAGCAGGTATGGAAATTTCCGTATTAAGGGCGGAATCGGCCCTGGCCTACCTATTGTATCTGGGAAATCGCTACACCGAGTCTTTGACCATGTTCGAGCGAACCAACGATCGCATGGAGCAGCTTGGTTCAGTCCGGCCATCGGTGATTTTACTTCTCGACCTGGTTGAAATAAACGCCAAATTGAATCAGTATGGTTCGGCTATACTTCTGGCCGAGACGTTGATCCCCCGCTTGAAGAAGTATGGTATGCCCTATGAAATGGCCAAGACATATTATTTCGCGGCCGACGCCCTGATCCGGGTGGGCGATTATGATCGGGCTTCCCGGATGTTGAAACAGGCTGTCAGGGTTTTTGAGGAAGAGCGAAATGTGTTATGGCTGGGGATGGTCAGTATTGCCGAAAGTCGTCTTTATCAGGCCGAGGGGAAGTATGGTCCGGCCATCAAGTCGGCGACGGAAGCCAGGAGTTATTTTCGGAGGAGTGGTGACGAGGTAAGGCGGATAGACGCCGAGATCACGATGGTCGAGGCGTATCAATGCTCCGGCGATATGGCCCGGGCAGATCGGGTGTCGAAACGTCTTCTGAAAATGCGTCTGTTGAGTTACCAGAAATACAATCTCTATTATCCGCTCGGCCAGGGCTATTATACCGCCGGTCAATATGATAAGGCATATGCCATGTTTAAAAAGGCCATAACGGAGGTGGAGAAAATGTTATCCGGCCTTTACCCCGATGAAATTCGATTTTTCTTCATGACAGACAAATATGATTGTTACCGAATGGCGGTCGAATGTCTTTTGCGGCTGGGACGGACGCGCGAATCGTTCATTACCAGTCTGAAGGGGATCGAGCTGGTCAATCAAAAATCGGCTTTTGAAAAAAAGATTCAGGCGGAGGTTCCCGCTGAACTCCTGGAGAAACGCGATCGGCTCCGGGCCGCCCTGAAACGGCTCAGTCAAACCGCGCCCGGTGAACAACGCAGTTCCGGAAATATGGCCACCTACTATTCAATCGAACAGAAATTGTGGTATAACGAGCGTAAAATAAGAGCCAGTCTGTATCCCGATGAAAAAAAGGTCAGGCGGAAGACATCCGCGGAATTTGATCCCCGCCGGTTATTGCAGAAAGACGAGACAATGGTCAGTTTCTTTTCTTCGGGAGCGATGTCGGGGGCTTTTTGCGCCGCAGCCGATAAGATCGATTTTGTCAGGTTCGATATCACTCGTGAGGAATTGGAAGTAATGCTTCGCAAGCTTCATTTCATTTTTGAGAAATCGGTTTTTGGATTACGAGATGTCGATCGCACCCGGCAGATTGCCGATTATTATCTGGAGTTGCTTTATCGCAGGATATTCCGACCGGTAGAGTCTTATCTTTCCGGCCGCAAAGTAATCGCTATTACCGACAGCAGTTTCGGGCAAATTCCGCTGATTGCCCTGCGGGATGAGGCCGGGATTTATTTAAAAGACAAATATGATATCCGGATTCTCGTGAATCCGGGGGATTTGAAACGTCGGCTGGTTTCCGATGATCGGATGGTAAAGACCAGGAATGCCATTTTTGCGGTATCATCCGATTCACTGCCGTCGATTGACAGGGAAGCAAACGAGATCAACAAATTGTTTGAGAAATCCCGGCTGTATTTAGACAAGACGGCCAGCTGTCATAATTTATCGGAGGAATTGAAGGAGGTTGATGGTTTTGTGCACATAGCCGCGCACGCCTCGCGATCATCGGAGAATCCGTTGTTTTCGATGATTCTGATGGGTGACGGGCCGTTTTATCCGTTCGATTTATTTGAATCTGGTGTACGGGCCAGGTTGGTCACTTTGTCGGGATGTCAGACAGCCGCCCCCGGTCTTTACTACGGCAATTCTTTCAGTCTCGCCAAGGCATTTTACCAGGCCGGAAGTCAACACGTTCTGGCATCGTTATGGCCGGTCTCTGATAAGCTGAGTATGCTCTTTATGATAGAGTTCTATAAGACTCTGGCTAAAGTGGGGAATGTTTACAGTGCTTATCAAAATGCGGTCAACAGGATCATTGATATCACCGATAATCCCGCGTTTTGGAGTTCATTCGTTTTGCTTGGCATTTAGCAGGGAGAGTCTAATCATGAGCAATATCAAATTTTCGGCTTTGGGGGTGTTGTTATTTTTATTCGTATCTCTGGTCGCCTTTCCGTGGCATAACGGGGAGGCCGGCCAAAGAGATGTAATCCAGATTCATCCGGCGGCCATTCCCGGTCAAGCGATTGTGAATCTTGAAGCCGCCAAGTCGGTACATGATCTGGCAGGTGATATTGACGGCCGGGTACTGAAGAGCGATCCATGTAAGAAAAATATATATCTCATCTCGTTTCCCCGTGATTATACATTTGATGAAATCAGGGATGCCCTGAAGCATAATTCCGGGGTTATATCGGTCCGGCCCAATTACCGGGTAGCATTACCCGAAGTAAACCAGGGAAGTGATATTTTTCCCGATCAGAGCAATCCCATTTACCTGGAAGGATCCAGTCCGAGTGCTTATTATGAGCAACAGAGTGAGGGCAATGTCGGATCGGATTCGGCCAATATGCTGGCAACCGGGCGGGATGTGGTGGTCGGGATTATCGATAACGGGGTTGAGTATTACCATCCGTTGTTTATCTATATCGACAGTATTACTTCCGATACGACCCTGGACAGTACATTTGCCGACATGGGATACGATTATGTCGATGATGACAGCAGTGCGGCCGAGGAAACGGGTGACGCTTATGGACACGGGACATTCGTAACCGGAATCATCAGGCTGGTGGCCCCGAATTGCCGGGTTATACCGTATCGTGCTTTCGATGACGACGGTGTCGGAAGCAGTTTCGATGTATCATCGGCCATTTACCAGGCGATTGAAGACGGTGTCGATGTGCTTAATATGAGTTTCGGTTTATACTCCAGCGACACCTCAATAGCTGATGCGGTGGGCGAGGCGTACGAAGCAGGAATTGCCATGGTGGCTTCATGCGGCAATGATAACACCGCCACACCGTTCTATCCGGCCTCATACACCGGAGTGATTGCGGTCTCGGCCATTGACAGCCTGGATTACCCGGCGGATTTCTCCAATCACGGAGCATATATCGATTATTGCGCACCGGGAGTCAACGTGTACAGCTCCCTGGCCGGTGAGTACAAGTGGGGGATCTGGAGCGGGACCTCGTTCGCGGCGCCGCAGGTGACGGGGATATGTGCCTTGATCCTCGAATGGAAACCGGCCTATTCCAGTTTGCAGGTCGACAGCCTGATTCGCAAGACAGCCGACACTTCGCTGGCCTGGGGTTCTTTTACGCCTCATGATTCATCGTACGGTTACGGCCGGGCCGACGCCTATGAGGTGGCCCTATGTCTGCGTCGAGGCGATGTGGATAATTCAGGAACCATTGATTCGTCGGATATCGTTTATTTGAACAGCTACCTGACAACGAGCGGTCCGCCCCCGGTACCGATCTTGAAACTGGGGGATGTCAACTGCTCCGGGATAATTAATACTCTGGATGTGGCGTATTTGATCAATTATCTCAACAGCGGGGGACCGGCTCCATGCTGTGGGGAATAGATCTATATTGGGGTTAGCAAGGGTATTTTCATTCCAAAGAAAAGCCTCCGCAAAACGGAGGCTTTTTTTGATAAATGTGATTGACAAATCCTTGTTATGGTTATATCAAATTTTCATATCTATTACGGGAGAGGCCTATGCACCTGGACGAAATCGGCCCATGGTCCGAAATGAAATTGAAAATAGTCAAGGATTATGCAAAGGTATACTCCACTATACTCAAAAAATACCCCAGACTCAAATACTATTATATTGATGCCTTTTCCGGGCCGGGCATTCACAAACGTAAGAAAACCGGTGAATTTATACCGGGTAGTCCGCTTAATGTATTGTCAGTCAGACTGAATTTCCATGGGTATTATTTCATGGATAAGGATTGTGAGAAAATAGGATTTTTAAAGAAATTGATAGGGCCAAATGAAAACATAAAATATATATGTGGTGATTCCAATGTGCTATTGATTAAGGAAGTCTTTCCAGAAATTAAATATGAGGATTATAAAAGAGCATTATGTTTTCTTGATCCTTATGGGTTACATCTGGATTGGAAGGTCGTGGAATTCGCAGGTAAAATGAAGACAATTGAGGTGTTCATTCTTTTTCCCTTGGAGGACATGAATCGGAATATTTTGCATAAAAACCCAGTGGATGTTAAGAAGAATCAAAAGATAAGAATGAACGCTTTCTGGGGTGATGAGTCGTGGTTTGAATATACATATGAAGAGGATTTGCCGGATTTATTTGGCGAGCCCACTCGATTTAAGGATAAGATTGATATCCTGTTGAAGGCATATAAGAAGCGCCTAAAGAATATTGCTAATTTTCAATATGTACCAGATCCTATTCCTTTTAGGAATAAGAAAAACGCCATAATATATTATATTTATTTTGCCACCCAGAAAAAGACTGCGTATGATGTGGTAAATTATATATTGAAGAAGTACAGTAAAACGGGCAGGATATAGTGGCCATTAAATCAGCCATAGAATGGACCGATTCAACCTGGAATCCAATCACAGGTTGTACCAAAATCAGTCCCGGGTGTCGCTTCTGTTATG
It includes:
- a CDS encoding ATP-binding protein codes for the protein MTFTGRIRIYLILIALVPPLLIMSVIYFRSVRQLESADQNTAAGALERSSRFMDAFGREFEDRVIDLGQSEFIKKAAVMIKSNRASRADITTGMTGFDFLEMIDSNGVVLASAHRPGLLGRPVHENNRIDSGLAETVEYDISGVHAALAYILPIDKNILMYTGRYLDEEFRNLAGGLMPGEVRLYFEDEEMPAVMGFGSMDKGRLYEKDGAYYFLMAGGGNSGFFLVHTLKFGGERPLVSSLLTATGLVALGAVVIAILLGMYITGRAKREIDNLITATARAARGDFTTPVMAYEEGEFSELADSISTMMANLKNLRRELAVTEKIAAWKTMGQKVAHEIKNPLTPIEISVDDLRRSYHEKLPDFDRTLEETTATIKNEIHRLIKLLNEFVDFARMSAPAIKDVRVNKLIESLEKLYQHDIESRRLTIHNEVGNKACRFDPEAIRQVLVNLIKNGLESGPETNVTVTITDNGEGIVFRVEDSGPGFGDKILAQNFQPYVSTKKDGSGLGLVICQRIVHDHGGRIEIYSRAEGGAGVLIELPRNDG
- a CDS encoding sigma-54-dependent Fis family transcriptional regulator — its product is MNCPETMAKILIIDDEPGIRSSLKAALERRGHETVTAENYTEGKKFYTAEFDLILLDVMLPDGNGIDLLKEIRPQRQNQAVVMISGQADIDMAVEAIRAGAYDFIEKPLSLDRVLITIDNVGRSMILRNEKDRLSLRVYGEFIGESTAIRKLKEEITLSAPKASRFLILGENGTGKELVAHLIHRHGRHPDGPFVAVNCAALPSELVESELFGHIKGAYTGAGKPRKGRFLEASGGSIFLDEISEMSPEAQAKILRAIETGEITPVGADKPLVFDCNIIAASNKDLDKLVAEDKFRQDLLYRLNVVQFRIVPLRERRNDIPLLAGYFLDKFASETGSAKKEVSDSALQLLMGFPFPGNIRELKNLMERINIYCPRSLIEAKDISPLLPHYREDRPMTLKEAAADFERDFIQSAIERHGGNITEAARRLGLERSHLYKKMKKYQNE
- a CDS encoding sigma-70 family RNA polymerase sigma factor; protein product: MSKNSIIDLASLVRRCQDGDEQAWIKLIDRVHLEVFLICRKMKLSHQEIFEIYGQVSLKLLDNLKNIRSPEKIMSYVASITRNEILSLYRKERLFKRLVNPVAYELYDSRRDQPDEILEAKLDSDALWEAIVTLPDQEFRLIQLLFFDRRKLDYREISRTLGIPKSSIGPMRGRIIARLRGMLKQRGIIDGEGSGDRLSSNTGD
- a CDS encoding CHAT domain-containing protein produces the protein MISIGQFHKFRNRQVLERYITRKHGGDIAKFLTDVDISLNHIIKADMKKMGECVDDAKQIFKYLPQQYKPRLYQIIGRYNNFKANYRAALKYYLRAREMHEKAGNTEAVARLNKGLIDVYNYLGQYDESLRIGRMALRFFRRKRFIEDAGQVLVNIGNIYHRMDNNPMALRYYNRARKIFVKTGGYQLAITEFNRANVYANLNQIRKAETLYRCAAALYHEAGMEISVLRAESALAYLLYLGNRYTESLTMFERTNDRMEQLGSVRPSVILLLDLVEINAKLNQYGSAILLAETLIPRLKKYGMPYEMAKTYYFAADALIRVGDYDRASRMLKQAVRVFEEERNVLWLGMVSIAESRLYQAEGKYGPAIKSATEARSYFRRSGDEVRRIDAEITMVEAYQCSGDMARADRVSKRLLKMRLLSYQKYNLYYPLGQGYYTAGQYDKAYAMFKKAITEVEKMLSGLYPDEIRFFFMTDKYDCYRMAVECLLRLGRTRESFITSLKGIELVNQKSAFEKKIQAEVPAELLEKRDRLRAALKRLSQTAPGEQRSSGNMATYYSIEQKLWYNERKIRASLYPDEKKVRRKTSAEFDPRRLLQKDETMVSFFSSGAMSGAFCAAADKIDFVRFDITREELEVMLRKLHFIFEKSVFGLRDVDRTRQIADYYLELLYRRIFRPVESYLSGRKVIAITDSSFGQIPLIALRDEAGIYLKDKYDIRILVNPGDLKRRLVSDDRMVKTRNAIFAVSSDSLPSIDREANEINKLFEKSRLYLDKTASCHNLSEELKEVDGFVHIAAHASRSSENPLFSMILMGDGPFYPFDLFESGVRARLVTLSGCQTAAPGLYYGNSFSLAKAFYQAGSQHVLASLWPVSDKLSMLFMIEFYKTLAKVGNVYSAYQNAVNRIIDITDNPAFWSSFVLLGI